CCATTTGCGCGCCGCCAGCGCGACCTCGCCCAGCTGTTCCTTGGTCGTGCCATAGACGTGCATATGCCGCGCCGCCGCCAGCGCATAGCCGGAGAGCGGATTGAGCGGCTGATACCAGGCCTCGTAACGGAAGGGCTTGTTGGTGCGCGACAGCTTGCCGGTGGCGGACGCCTGGTTCGACCCATAGGCGATCAGCGCGCAATTGATCAGCCCGGCATCCAGCAGATAGGCGGCCTGCTCGATATAGGAAAGAAAGACATTGCCGCCAGTCCGGCTGTTCTCCAGCACCTTGGGCGCGGGGATGCCGCAATATTGCGCCAGGTTCATCGCGCCGCCGAACGTGTCGTCCGACCCCGTATAGAAGACGCCATCGACATCGGCGAAGCTCAGCCCCGTCTCGTGCAGCGCGTCGCGGCTGGCGATGGCCGCCATGTCGATCGGTTCGTGGCCGGGGCAGCGCGGGGCGCCGAAGGTGGCGGTGCCAACGATGGCGGCGCGGGCGCTCGGGAAAGCCGTCATTGTCCGCTCTCCACCGGACCGAAGACCACAAGATGGGGGGCGTCCTCCCCCTCGCCAGCGACAATCCGCGCCTTGACCCGCATGCCGATCTTCACCTCCTGCGCGTCGATCCCTTCCACCCGGCTCATCATGCGCGGACCTTCGTCAAGGTCAATCAGCGCGATGTTGAGGGAGGGTTCGGGCGGGCGCTTGCGGATCGCGGTCGTGGAATAGACCGTTCCAAGGCCGGAAGGTTCCGCCCATTCGAGGTCTTCGCCCGTGATGGGCGCGACAGCGCGAGGATAATAGACCCACGTGCCCGTCCGCACGCCGCGCTGGAGCATGAAGCGTCCTGCGGCCAGAT
Above is a window of Sphingobium sp. JS3065 DNA encoding:
- a CDS encoding Zn-ribbon domain-containing OB-fold protein, whose translation is MTDRHPSDGPEIAFQKHLAAGRFMLQRGVRTGTWVYYPRAVAPITGEDLEWAEPSGLGTVYSTTAIRKRPPEPSLNIALIDLDEGPRMMSRVEGIDAQEVKIGMRVKARIVAGEGEDAPHLVVFGPVESGQ